The nucleotide sequence GAGCGTTATAGAAAATATTCCAACAAATAAACTTGGAAAACGTTTTGCTGTTGCAAACTTCATTACTTCTCAAAATATTGCTCAGTTTAGAAATGGATTTATTAGTGGTATTGGAAAAAAGTAGATGGCACCAGTAAAACTTATACTGTGCATTATACTATTAATGACGGTACAAATCCTATTACTGGTGCAATTGTAACATTGAAAAATAAAGTTACTGAAGAGGTATATACTAGTGGAAAATCTGGATCTACTGGTGGTTGCAATATAAATAATGTTCCTGTAGGATCATATGTTGTAACTGTAGAATGTACTGGTTATACTACTATTACAAATGATTTGGATGTTGAAGGTAATGCAGATAAAATTGCAACTTTAACTGTAACAATATAAAAGAAAGATAATTATTAAAAATTAAAGGTTATTTAAAATGAGTAATTTTGATTTTAATGTTGATGGATTAAAAATTTACCTTAAAATGAATAAGATAACTTTGGATTTAACTGATGAAGAATTAATTAATTTGTGTGAAGTTAAATTAAATCAACTTGAAGGTTTAATTGGA is from Methanobrevibacter boviskoreani JH1 and encodes:
- a CDS encoding carboxypeptidase-like regulatory domain-containing protein, encoding MHYTINDGTNPITGAIVTLKNKVTEEVYTSGKSGSTGGCNINNVPVGSYVVTVECTGYTTITNDLDVEGNADKIATLTVTI